A part of Streptomyces sp. NBC_01451 genomic DNA contains:
- a CDS encoding acyl carrier protein has product MTAGYHDVHTWLTERVATYLRRSPQDIDTSVPLADYGLDSLTALAITADIEDEFEVTVDDALTWDHPTVDALSAALTELFGARPEAAPASEKQA; this is encoded by the coding sequence ATGACCGCTGGCTACCACGACGTGCACACCTGGCTGACGGAGCGCGTGGCGACCTACCTGCGCCGCTCACCCCAGGACATCGACACGTCCGTCCCGCTGGCCGACTACGGCCTGGACTCACTGACGGCGCTGGCCATCACCGCCGACATCGAGGACGAGTTCGAGGTGACCGTCGACGACGCGCTGACCTGGGACCACCCGACGGTCGACGCGCTGAGCGCGGCCCTGACCGAGCTGTTCGGCGCACGTCCCGAGGCCGCCCCGGCGAGCGAGAAGCAGGCCTGA